One window from the genome of Sphaerotilus microaerophilus encodes:
- a CDS encoding triphosphoribosyl-dephospho-CoA synthase, protein MNTPLASKHHGPTPAAAAHALPAGQGTLVARAAVLALHDELALAPKPGLVSFADSGSHDDMDAQTFLRSLMALRGYFGAIHGLGAQGAPFAALERCGIAAEATMLQATQGINTHRGAIFILGLLCAAVGRVQAHGGAATPEAVRDALRATWGAELAERAQRTSQLPGGVAARRWGLRSASEEAALAFPAVFEVGLPAWRQAQSAGWSHQQVQAQAFFALLGQLDDCNLAHRGGLKGLHWARAQAHGFLAVGGAGAPGWEASAWALHRRFVARRLSPGGCADGLSALCFLQRVGRIA, encoded by the coding sequence ATGAACACCCCCTTGGCCTCCAAACATCATGGCCCGACGCCGGCGGCGGCGGCGCACGCACTGCCAGCCGGGCAGGGCACCCTGGTGGCCCGCGCCGCCGTGCTGGCCCTGCACGACGAGCTGGCGCTGGCGCCTAAGCCTGGCCTGGTGTCGTTCGCCGACAGCGGCAGCCACGACGACATGGACGCGCAGACCTTTCTGCGCAGCCTGATGGCGCTGCGCGGCTACTTCGGCGCCATCCATGGCCTGGGTGCGCAGGGGGCGCCATTCGCCGCGCTGGAGCGCTGTGGCATTGCCGCCGAGGCGACCATGCTGCAGGCCACCCAGGGCATCAACACCCACCGCGGTGCCATCTTCATCCTGGGCCTGCTGTGCGCCGCCGTGGGGCGCGTGCAGGCTCACGGCGGGGCGGCCACACCCGAAGCGGTGCGCGACGCCTTGCGGGCCACCTGGGGCGCCGAGCTGGCCGAGCGCGCGCAGCGCACCTCGCAACTGCCGGGCGGCGTGGCCGCGCGGCGCTGGGGTTTGCGCAGCGCTTCGGAGGAAGCCGCGCTGGCCTTCCCCGCTGTGTTCGAGGTGGGCCTCCCTGCGTGGCGGCAGGCGCAATCCGCGGGCTGGTCGCACCAGCAGGTGCAGGCCCAGGCCTTCTTTGCGCTGCTGGGCCAGTTGGACGACTGCAACCTGGCCCACCGCGGTGGCCTGAAAGGCCTGCACTGGGCACGCGCGCAGGCGCACGGTTTCTTGGCCGTTGGCGGGGCCGGTGCTCCCGGTTGGGAAGCCAGTGCCTGGGCCCTGCACCGCCGCTTCGTGGCCCGCCGCCTCTCGCCCGGCGGCTGTGC
- the mdcG gene encoding malonate decarboxylase holo-[acyl-carrier-protein] synthase, which yields MPPLRRHQLLCLNALGWADLAGQVEAGLPDTVLQLWRSRRLPLVLCRQPLAGPHARLCAGLPLPTRWARRRCAVQVPREGIAYFAEFPTTLQVLPGVPVAHRDSLVRLSQQLAMAGLRAQVYGSFGWQALTGLAYVREGSDLDLWVGVAHAAEADLASRCLQQCDAAGETGLRLDGELVFPHGDAVSWREWLRFRAGGSRSLLVKALHGARLCHEVPQPEPELCCA from the coding sequence ATGCCACCGCTGCGCCGCCACCAACTGCTGTGCCTGAATGCACTGGGCTGGGCCGATCTGGCCGGCCAGGTGGAGGCCGGCCTGCCCGACACCGTGCTGCAGCTTTGGCGCAGCCGGCGCTTGCCGCTGGTGCTGTGCCGCCAGCCGCTGGCCGGGCCGCACGCGCGGCTTTGCGCCGGCCTGCCGCTGCCCACGCGTTGGGCCCGGCGGCGCTGCGCGGTGCAGGTGCCGCGCGAGGGCATCGCCTACTTCGCCGAGTTCCCCACCACGCTGCAGGTGCTGCCCGGGGTGCCCGTGGCACATCGCGACAGCCTGGTGCGGCTCTCGCAGCAACTGGCTATGGCCGGCCTGCGCGCCCAGGTCTACGGCAGCTTCGGCTGGCAGGCCCTCACCGGCCTGGCCTATGTGCGCGAGGGCTCGGACCTGGACCTGTGGGTCGGCGTGGCCCACGCGGCCGAGGCTGACCTGGCCTCGCGCTGCCTGCAGCAGTGCGACGCGGCGGGCGAGACCGGGCTGCGCCTGGACGGCGAGCTGGTGTTCCCGCACGGGGATGCAGTGTCGTGGCGCGAGTGGCTGCGTTTTCGCGCGGGCGGCAGCCGCAGCCTGCTGGTCAAGGCCCTGCACGGCGCCCGCCTGTGCCACGAGGTGCCGCAACCCGAACCGGAGCTGTGCTGCGCATGA
- the mdcE gene encoding biotin-independent malonate decarboxylase subunit gamma has protein sequence MQWNALAEALFGPHHGLKADGDLVLGTARLDGAELTVIGTTHHAAIGVHLALAQAHAVLETVRSHPSRPILLLIDTQGQQLRRRDELLGINRAMAHLGLCLDFARRQGHRVLGLVYDQALSGGFITSGLIADACYALPEAEIRVMRLPAMARITKLPEAQLEALSHDNPVFAPGVGNYVAMGGVQALWQGDLAQALRDALVHAPRSDERAEAGRARGGRRLAAEVVDRVLQAA, from the coding sequence ATGCAATGGAACGCCCTCGCCGAAGCCCTCTTCGGCCCCCACCACGGCCTGAAGGCCGATGGTGACCTGGTGCTGGGCACCGCCCGTCTGGACGGGGCCGAGCTCACCGTGATCGGCACCACCCACCACGCAGCCATCGGCGTGCACCTGGCGCTGGCCCAGGCCCATGCCGTGCTGGAGACTGTGCGCAGCCACCCCAGCCGGCCGATCCTGCTCCTCATCGATACGCAGGGTCAGCAGCTGCGCCGCCGCGACGAACTGCTGGGCATCAACCGCGCCATGGCCCACCTGGGGCTGTGCCTGGACTTCGCCCGCCGGCAAGGCCACCGCGTGCTCGGTCTGGTGTACGACCAGGCGCTCTCAGGTGGCTTCATCACCTCGGGCCTGATCGCCGACGCCTGCTACGCGCTGCCCGAAGCCGAGATCCGCGTGATGCGCCTGCCCGCCATGGCGCGCATCACCAAGCTGCCCGAGGCGCAGCTCGAAGCCCTTTCGCACGACAACCCGGTGTTTGCACCTGGCGTGGGCAACTATGTGGCCATGGGCGGCGTGCAGGCCCTCTGGCAGGGCGATCTGGCCCAGGCCCTGCGCGACGCGCTGGTCCACGCTCCGCGCTCCGACGAGCGTGCCGAGGCTGGCCGTGCCCGTGGCGGCCGCCGATTGGCCGCCGAGGTGGTGGACCGCGTGCTGCAGGCCGCCTGA
- a CDS encoding biotin-independent malonate decarboxylase subunit beta → MNSYAEMNARQRVKALLDAGSFHEWLAPQARVSSPHLAQLGLPCAFDDGVVIGHGLLAGRPVHVAAQEGGFMGGGVGEVHGAKLVGLMQRALRERPAAVLLLADSGGVRLHEANAGLIAVSEVMRALLDVRHAGIPVVVLVGSSGGCFGGMGIVARCADWVVMSDVGRLAMSGPEVIESAHGVEEFDARDRALVWRTTGGKHRWLCGDCDALVEDDLAEFRDAAIAGLGQARAITLDALEREHVLLTLREAGAPLGAEPEDEAAALWRALGVDDAQCVPQADVPAVRGMRPC, encoded by the coding sequence ATGAACAGCTACGCCGAGATGAACGCCCGCCAGCGCGTGAAGGCGCTGCTGGACGCCGGCAGCTTCCACGAGTGGCTGGCCCCGCAGGCCCGCGTCAGCAGCCCGCACCTGGCCCAGCTGGGCCTGCCCTGCGCTTTCGACGACGGCGTGGTCATCGGCCATGGCTTGCTGGCCGGCCGGCCCGTGCACGTGGCCGCGCAGGAGGGCGGCTTCATGGGCGGTGGCGTGGGCGAGGTGCACGGCGCCAAGCTGGTGGGGCTGATGCAGCGCGCGCTGCGCGAGCGGCCTGCGGCGGTGCTGCTGCTGGCCGACTCCGGCGGTGTGCGCCTGCACGAGGCCAATGCCGGGCTGATCGCCGTCTCGGAAGTGATGCGCGCCCTGCTGGACGTGCGCCATGCCGGCATCCCCGTGGTGGTGTTGGTGGGCAGCTCGGGTGGCTGCTTCGGCGGTATGGGCATCGTGGCCCGCTGCGCCGACTGGGTGGTGATGAGCGACGTGGGCCGCCTGGCCATGTCGGGGCCCGAGGTCATCGAGTCGGCCCATGGAGTGGAAGAGTTCGACGCCCGCGACCGCGCTCTGGTGTGGCGCACCACCGGTGGCAAGCACCGCTGGCTGTGCGGCGACTGCGACGCGCTGGTCGAGGACGACCTGGCCGAGTTCCGTGACGCCGCCATCGCTGGCCTGGGCCAGGCCCGTGCTATCACGCTCGATGCGCTGGAGCGCGAGCACGTACTGCTGACCCTGCGCGAAGCCGGGGCCCCGCTGGGCGCCGAACCCGAGGACGAAGCCGCCGCACTGTGGCGCGCGCTGGGCGTGGACGATGCCCAATGCGTGCCGCAAGCCGACGTGCCCGCCGTACGCGGCATGCGCCCGTGCTGA
- the mdcC gene encoding malonate decarboxylase acyl carrier protein has product MSHAIGTESLDYVFHGHRSLPAFTPVLVGVVGSGNLEVLLEPLADPARCAVNVQTSARGFGAIWQAVAQDFHARHGLGGLRVSIHDMGATPAVVSLRLDQAVAELGANGGAA; this is encoded by the coding sequence ATGAGCCATGCAATCGGAACGGAGTCGCTGGACTACGTCTTCCACGGCCACCGCAGCCTGCCGGCCTTCACGCCGGTCTTGGTCGGCGTGGTGGGGTCGGGCAACCTCGAGGTGCTGCTGGAGCCCCTGGCCGACCCGGCCCGTTGTGCCGTGAATGTGCAGACCTCGGCACGCGGCTTCGGCGCCATCTGGCAGGCCGTGGCGCAGGACTTCCATGCCCGGCACGGCCTGGGCGGCCTGCGCGTGTCCATCCACGACATGGGCGCCACGCCCGCCGTGGTGTCGCTGCGGCTGGACCAGGCCGTGGCCGAGCTGGGCGCGAACGGAGGGGCGGCATGA
- the mdcA gene encoding malonate decarboxylase subunit alpha has product MNAMTEPGRWNRRALNHAARLARAEQACGTSKLLRAEQTVALLEAVIEPGDRVCLEGNNQKQADFLARSLVKVDPQRVHDLHMVQSVLSLPEHLDIFDTGVARRLDFSFSGPQAGRLAQLVSQGRLEIGAIHTYLELFSRYFVDLTPHVAMVAAHAADAEGNLFTGPNTEDTPAIVEATAFSGGIVIAQVNELLPPGQALPRIDIPAGWVSFVVQAPRPNVIEPLFTRDPAQISEVQVLMAMMAIKGIYAEYGVQRLNHGIGFDTAAIELLLPTYGESLGLKGKICQHWALNPHPALIPAIEAGWVQSIHSFGSELGMEDYIRARSDVFFTGPDGSLRSHRAFCQAAGHYACDLFIGSTLQMDLDGNSSTATLGRIAGFGGAPNMGADARGRRHVSPAWLRAGEEARRGRSGAAGTPRGQKLVVQMVETYREHMQPAFVERLDAWTLAEQAGMALPPIMIYGEDVTHVLTEEGLANLLLCRNDAEREQAIRGVAGYTPVGLGRDRRMVEHLRDRGVIRRPADLGIDPRLATRQLLAARSMRDLVRASGGLYQPPARFRNW; this is encoded by the coding sequence ATGAACGCGATGACCGAACCGGGCCGCTGGAACCGCCGCGCCCTCAACCACGCGGCGCGCCTGGCGCGGGCCGAGCAGGCCTGTGGCACCAGCAAGCTGTTGCGCGCCGAGCAGACCGTGGCGCTGCTGGAGGCCGTGATCGAACCCGGCGACCGCGTCTGCCTGGAGGGCAACAACCAGAAGCAGGCCGACTTCCTGGCCCGCTCGCTGGTGAAGGTCGACCCGCAGCGCGTGCACGACCTGCACATGGTGCAGTCGGTGCTCTCGCTGCCCGAGCACCTGGACATCTTCGACACCGGCGTGGCGCGGCGGCTGGACTTCAGCTTCAGCGGCCCGCAGGCCGGCCGCCTGGCCCAGCTGGTGTCGCAGGGCCGGCTGGAGATCGGTGCCATCCACACCTACCTGGAGCTGTTCTCGCGCTACTTCGTCGACCTGACCCCGCATGTGGCGATGGTGGCCGCGCACGCCGCCGACGCAGAAGGCAACCTCTTCACTGGCCCCAACACCGAGGACACGCCGGCCATCGTCGAGGCCACGGCCTTCTCGGGCGGCATCGTCATCGCCCAGGTGAACGAGCTGCTGCCGCCGGGGCAGGCGCTGCCGCGCATTGACATCCCCGCCGGCTGGGTGAGCTTCGTAGTGCAGGCGCCGCGCCCCAACGTGATTGAGCCGCTCTTCACCCGCGACCCGGCGCAGATCAGCGAGGTGCAGGTGCTGATGGCCATGATGGCCATCAAGGGGATCTACGCCGAGTACGGCGTGCAGCGCCTGAACCACGGCATCGGTTTCGACACCGCCGCCATCGAGCTGCTGCTGCCCACATACGGCGAATCGCTGGGCCTCAAGGGCAAGATCTGCCAGCACTGGGCGCTGAACCCGCACCCGGCGCTGATCCCGGCCATCGAGGCGGGCTGGGTGCAGTCGATCCACTCCTTCGGTTCCGAGTTGGGCATGGAGGACTACATCCGCGCCCGCTCCGACGTGTTCTTCACCGGCCCGGACGGCAGCCTGCGCAGCCACCGCGCCTTCTGCCAGGCCGCCGGGCACTACGCCTGCGACCTGTTCATCGGCTCCACGCTGCAGATGGACCTGGACGGCAACAGCTCCACCGCCACGCTGGGCCGCATCGCCGGCTTTGGCGGCGCGCCCAACATGGGGGCCGATGCGCGCGGCCGCCGCCACGTGAGCCCCGCCTGGCTGCGTGCTGGCGAAGAGGCACGGCGCGGGCGCAGCGGCGCGGCCGGCACGCCGCGCGGCCAGAAGCTGGTAGTGCAGATGGTGGAGACCTACCGCGAGCACATGCAGCCCGCCTTCGTCGAACGGCTGGACGCCTGGACCCTGGCCGAGCAGGCCGGCATGGCCCTGCCGCCCATCATGATCTACGGCGAGGACGTGACGCACGTGCTCACCGAAGAAGGGCTTGCCAACCTGCTGCTGTGCCGCAACGACGCCGAGCGCGAGCAGGCCATCCGCGGCGTGGCCGGCTACACGCCCGTGGGGCTGGGCCGCGACCGCCGCATGGTGGAGCACCTGCGCGACCGCGGCGTCATCCGCCGCCCGGCCGACCTGGGGATCGACCCGCGCCTGGCCACGCGCCAACTGCTGGCCGCGCGCAGCATGCGCGACCTGGTGCGCGCCTCGGGCGGCCTCTACCAGCCGCCGGCCCGCTTCCGGAACTGGTGA
- a CDS encoding TRAP transporter large permease encodes MDMMVLGTLFGVVTLLFMFSGAPIAFALGSVAVTFMLFTMPVSALDTITQNVYEEMASITLLSIPLFILKGAAIGKSRAGQDLYAAMHVWMGKIPGGLGIANVFACALFAAMAGSSPATCSAIGSAGIPEMRKRGYSPGFAAGIIAAGGTLGILLPPSITMILYAVAAEQSLGRLFLAGIFPGLLMVVLFAVYAVVRYRREHALATAEFTRSGAASALLAEETFTARQKFEMLPRVVPFVLLLVGVMVALYGGFATPSETAGLGALLALLLVAVVYGVWRPADVRPILVSTLKESTMLMFIIGMSLLFSYVMSYLHISQSTAEWIVGMQLSKWVLLAAVLVMVIFLGFFLPPVSIILMTAPIILPPLKAAGFDLIWFGVLMTIVMETGLIHPPVGLNIFVIKNIAPDIPLSDIIWGVLPFVVLMLLAVLLICLVPGIATALPDAVMGAVVVPTR; translated from the coding sequence ATGGACATGATGGTCTTGGGCACCCTGTTCGGGGTGGTGACGCTGCTGTTCATGTTCTCGGGGGCGCCCATCGCCTTCGCGCTGGGCAGCGTGGCGGTCACGTTCATGCTGTTCACCATGCCGGTGTCGGCGTTGGACACGATCACGCAGAACGTCTACGAGGAGATGGCTAGCATCACGCTGCTGTCCATCCCGCTGTTCATCCTCAAAGGCGCAGCTATCGGCAAATCACGCGCCGGGCAGGACTTGTACGCCGCCATGCATGTGTGGATGGGAAAGATACCCGGTGGCCTTGGCATTGCCAACGTCTTCGCCTGCGCGCTGTTCGCAGCAATGGCCGGCTCTAGCCCGGCCACCTGCTCGGCCATCGGCTCAGCGGGCATCCCCGAGATGCGCAAGCGCGGCTACTCGCCCGGCTTCGCGGCCGGCATCATCGCCGCCGGTGGCACCCTGGGCATCCTGCTGCCGCCGTCCATCACCATGATCCTGTACGCCGTGGCGGCCGAGCAGTCGCTGGGCCGGCTTTTCCTGGCGGGCATCTTCCCGGGCTTGCTGATGGTTGTGCTGTTCGCCGTCTACGCGGTGGTGCGCTACCGGCGTGAGCACGCGCTGGCCACCGCCGAGTTCACCCGCTCGGGCGCGGCGTCGGCCCTGCTGGCCGAAGAGACGTTCACGGCGCGCCAGAAGTTCGAGATGCTGCCGCGCGTCGTGCCCTTCGTGCTGCTGCTGGTGGGCGTGATGGTGGCGCTGTACGGCGGCTTTGCCACACCGTCCGAGACGGCCGGCCTGGGCGCGCTGCTGGCCCTGCTGCTGGTGGCCGTGGTCTACGGCGTCTGGCGGCCGGCCGACGTGCGGCCCATCCTGGTGTCCACGCTCAAGGAGTCGACCATGCTGATGTTCATCATCGGCATGTCGCTGCTGTTCTCGTACGTGATGAGCTACCTGCACATCAGCCAGTCCACGGCCGAGTGGATCGTGGGCATGCAGCTGTCCAAGTGGGTGCTGCTGGCGGCGGTGCTGGTGATGGTGATCTTCTTGGGCTTCTTTCTGCCGCCGGTGAGCATCATCCTGATGACCGCGCCGATCATCCTGCCGCCGCTCAAGGCCGCGGGCTTCGACCTGATCTGGTTCGGTGTGCTGATGACCATCGTGATGGAGACCGGCCTCATCCACCCGCCGGTGGGCCTGAACATCTTCGTCATCAAGAACATCGCGCCCGACATCCCGCTAAGCGACATCATCTGGGGCGTGCTGCCTTTCGTGGTGCTGATGCTGTTGGCGGTGCTGCTGATCTGTCTCGTTCCTGGCATCGCCACGGCGCTGCCCGACGCGGTGATGGGTGCGGTCGTCGTCCCCACGCGCTGA
- a CDS encoding TRAP transporter small permease translates to MSHGIDSGTYYARVDPSLPRVLQPLAALVRRLNDAMVWLGMAALLVASVVLTYSVFSRYLLKASTDWQDEAAVFCLVGATFLCGGFVQSLRGHVGIEAVSGLLSARANRLRLVVVDAVCTAFCAFFAWKSWHLFHEAWVDGQTTSSSWAPPLWIPYGLMAAGMTLLSLQLLLQLTASVNALSANHAREA, encoded by the coding sequence ATGAGCCACGGCATCGACTCCGGCACGTACTACGCGCGTGTCGACCCCTCTCTGCCCCGCGTGCTGCAGCCACTCGCGGCGCTGGTGCGCAGGCTCAATGACGCCATGGTCTGGCTGGGCATGGCGGCCCTGCTGGTGGCCTCAGTGGTGCTGACCTACAGCGTGTTCAGCCGCTACCTGCTCAAGGCCTCCACCGACTGGCAGGACGAGGCGGCGGTGTTCTGCCTGGTGGGAGCCACCTTCCTATGCGGCGGCTTTGTGCAGTCGCTGCGCGGGCATGTGGGCATCGAGGCCGTATCAGGCCTGCTCTCGGCGCGGGCCAACCGCCTGCGCCTGGTGGTGGTGGATGCAGTCTGCACCGCCTTCTGCGCCTTCTTCGCCTGGAAGAGCTGGCACCTGTTCCACGAGGCCTGGGTGGACGGCCAGACCACCTCGTCCTCGTGGGCGCCGCCGCTGTGGATCCCCTACGGCCTGATGGCCGCCGGCATGACGCTGCTCTCGCTGCAGCTGCTGCTGCAACTCACCGCGAGCGTCAACGCGCTCTCGGCCAACCACGCCCGGGAGGCATGA
- the dctP gene encoding TRAP transporter substrate-binding protein DctP: MHTTRRQMLALTASGLAAGWPGLGQAQAAANLKISHQFPSGSLTEGDFRDRLCRRFAAEVEKRTGGALKAAVYPGSSLMKTNAQFSSMRKGALDMSLVPLSYAGGEVPETNIGLMPALVPSYEQGAAWKTAEVGKLLSKTLEDKGVLIVSWVWQAGGVASRARPLVAPEDAKGLKVRGGSREMDMMLKAAGASVITLPSNEIYAAMQTGAMDAAMTSSTSFISFKLEEIAKHLTSGRQRTYWFMFEPLMVSKEVFGKLNKAQQDVVMGVGAELETFARDAAKADDRQAVEVYQKAGAKVYDMSDAQLRAWQTIARDTAWKDFAEKNESCAGLMKAAQKLL; this comes from the coding sequence ATGCACACCACACGACGCCAGATGCTGGCGCTCACCGCCAGTGGCCTGGCCGCTGGCTGGCCCGGTCTGGGTCAGGCTCAGGCTGCGGCCAACCTGAAGATCTCGCACCAATTCCCCAGCGGCTCGCTGACCGAAGGCGACTTCCGCGACCGGCTCTGCCGGCGCTTCGCCGCCGAAGTGGAAAAGCGCACCGGTGGCGCGCTGAAGGCGGCGGTGTACCCCGGCTCGTCGCTGATGAAGACCAATGCCCAGTTCTCGTCCATGCGCAAGGGCGCGCTGGACATGAGCCTGGTGCCGCTCTCTTACGCAGGCGGCGAGGTGCCCGAGACCAACATCGGCCTGATGCCCGCGCTGGTGCCGAGCTACGAGCAGGGCGCCGCGTGGAAGACCGCGGAGGTGGGCAAGCTGCTCAGCAAGACGCTGGAGGACAAGGGAGTGCTCATCGTCAGCTGGGTTTGGCAGGCCGGTGGCGTGGCCTCGCGGGCCCGGCCGCTGGTGGCGCCTGAGGACGCCAAGGGCCTGAAGGTGCGTGGCGGCAGCCGCGAGATGGACATGATGCTCAAGGCCGCGGGCGCCTCGGTGATCACGCTGCCCTCCAACGAGATCTACGCCGCCATGCAGACCGGCGCAATGGACGCGGCCATGACTTCGTCCACCAGCTTCATCTCGTTCAAGCTGGAAGAAATCGCCAAGCACCTCACCTCGGGCCGGCAGCGCACCTACTGGTTCATGTTCGAGCCGCTGATGGTCTCCAAGGAGGTCTTCGGCAAGCTCAACAAGGCCCAACAGGACGTGGTGATGGGCGTGGGTGCCGAGCTGGAGACCTTTGCCCGCGACGCCGCCAAGGCAGACGACCGCCAGGCCGTGGAGGTCTACCAGAAGGCCGGTGCCAAGGTCTACGACATGAGCGACGCGCAGCTGCGCGCCTGGCAGACCATTGCGCGCGACACCGCGTGGAAGGACTTTGCCGAGAAGAACGAATCGTGTGCGGGGCTGATGAAGGCCGCGCAGAAGCTCCTATGA
- a CDS encoding LysR substrate-binding domain-containing protein: MSASIEEEITFRKLEILLAFLQAGSLAKAAEQLDISAVSVHRALHSLEAGLRCHLFRTEGRNLIPTEAALALADVAREVIKTMSDGIRHTREVGGYAADRVRIGSLYSLTNGTLPALVVGLKLRRPEIRTELVLGSNADLLQKLRDGSVDAALIGQPEAASDIETQLLFEDEVFFAAQVDSAQASEAEVDLRTCADERFVSLTGGYVTHDRFTDAFREAGYEPNVVMTTSDIFSLMNLVGGGIGCTLLPGRIRPVLPASVVLRPLAPRFRQRQAICTVVLRNRERDPNLLSLLAACRTYTAALDSTPASDPRRG, from the coding sequence ATGTCCGCCTCCATCGAAGAAGAGATCACCTTCCGCAAGCTGGAGATCCTGCTGGCGTTCTTACAGGCTGGTAGTCTGGCCAAGGCGGCCGAGCAGTTGGACATCAGCGCGGTGAGCGTGCACCGGGCCCTGCATTCGCTGGAGGCTGGGCTGCGCTGCCACCTGTTCCGCACCGAGGGCCGCAACCTCATCCCCACGGAGGCCGCGTTGGCGCTGGCCGATGTGGCGCGCGAGGTCATCAAGACCATGTCCGACGGCATCCGTCACACCCGCGAGGTGGGCGGCTATGCTGCCGACCGCGTGCGCATCGGCTCGCTGTACTCGCTCACCAATGGCACGCTACCGGCGTTGGTGGTAGGGCTCAAGTTGCGGCGACCCGAGATCCGCACCGAGTTGGTGTTGGGCTCCAATGCTGACCTGCTGCAGAAGCTGCGCGACGGCTCGGTGGACGCGGCCCTGATCGGCCAGCCCGAGGCCGCGTCCGACATCGAGACCCAATTGCTGTTCGAAGACGAGGTGTTCTTCGCGGCGCAGGTCGACTCGGCCCAAGCCAGCGAAGCCGAGGTGGACCTGCGCACTTGCGCTGACGAGCGCTTCGTCAGCCTCACGGGCGGCTATGTCACCCACGATCGCTTCACAGACGCCTTCCGTGAAGCGGGCTACGAACCCAATGTGGTCATGACCACCAGCGACATTTTCTCGCTGATGAACCTGGTGGGAGGCGGCATCGGCTGCACCCTGCTGCCCGGCCGCATCCGCCCGGTGCTGCCGGCCTCCGTGGTGCTGCGGCCGTTGGCGCCGCGCTTCCGGCAGCGCCAGGCCATCTGCACCGTCGTGCTGCGCAACCGCGAGCGCGACCCCAACCTGCTCTCGCTGCTTGCAGCCTGCCGCACCTACACCGCTGCGCTGGACAGCACCCCGGCCAGCGACCCGCGCCGCGGTTGA
- a CDS encoding IS5 family transposase: protein MKQADLGLNLSSKRTRKREFLDQMDKVVPWAELVELIAPHCPQRGRKGRQPYEVGAMLRIHFLQQWFGLSDPAMEEALHEVPLYREFTGLDSWSEPLPDESTILRFRHTLEEHKLADKMLATVNDILRERGLMMRSGTVVDATLIAAPSSTKNSSGERDPEMHQTKKGNQWYFGAKSHIAVDAASGLVHTTKFTAANVADVTEANSLLHGEEVRAFGDAGYQGVEKRPDAPGDVEWHTALRPGKRRALDKSDPAQALTDQIERVKASIRSKVEHVFRVVKCQFGYRKVRYRGLAKNGAQMTTLYALANLWLVRRKLLALQA, encoded by the coding sequence ATGAAGCAAGCAGACCTTGGGCTGAACCTGTCGAGCAAACGTACGCGCAAGCGGGAGTTTCTGGACCAGATGGACAAGGTCGTGCCGTGGGCAGAGCTGGTGGAGCTGATTGCGCCACACTGCCCGCAGCGAGGTCGCAAAGGCCGCCAGCCGTATGAGGTGGGGGCGATGTTGCGCATCCACTTCCTGCAGCAGTGGTTCGGTCTGAGTGACCCGGCGATGGAAGAAGCGCTGCACGAGGTGCCGCTGTACCGGGAGTTCACCGGGTTGGACAGCTGGAGCGAGCCGCTGCCCGACGAGAGCACGATCCTGAGGTTTCGCCATACGCTCGAAGAGCACAAGCTGGCCGACAAGATGCTGGCCACGGTCAACGACATCCTGCGCGAGCGGGGACTGATGATGCGATCGGGCACGGTGGTGGATGCCACGCTGATTGCAGCGCCGAGCTCAACCAAGAACAGCAGCGGCGAGCGTGACCCCGAGATGCATCAGACCAAGAAGGGCAACCAGTGGTACTTCGGCGCCAAGAGCCACATCGCGGTGGACGCGGCCAGCGGCTTGGTGCACACCACGAAGTTCACGGCGGCCAACGTCGCCGATGTCACCGAGGCCAACAGCCTGCTGCACGGCGAGGAAGTCAGGGCCTTCGGGGATGCGGGCTACCAGGGCGTGGAAAAACGCCCTGATGCGCCAGGCGACGTTGAATGGCACACCGCGCTGCGCCCGGGCAAACGGCGAGCACTGGACAAGAGCGACCCTGCGCAGGCACTGACCGACCAGATCGAGCGGGTCAAGGCGAGCATTCGATCCAAGGTCGAACACGTCTTCCGGGTGGTCAAGTGCCAGTTCGGATATCGCAAGGTGAGGTATCGCGGACTGGCCAAGAACGGCGCGCAGATGACCACGCTGTACGCGCTGGCCAATCTGTGGCTGGTGCGGCGCAAATTGCTGGCACTGCAGGCATGA
- a CDS encoding JAB domain-containing protein, whose product MLPRPTRPAAATEKWPRSFAYHQSRCDTNCARRTQPLIVAHNHPCGQAEPSRADEYLTQSLKTALALVDVRLLDHFVVGCDAIVSFAERGMV is encoded by the coding sequence ATGTTGCCCAGGCCTACGCGTCCGGCCGCAGCTACCGAGAAGTGGCCGAGGAGCTTTGCATATCACCAGTCACGGTGCGACACCAACTGCGCTCGACGCACGCAGCCGCTGATCGTTGCGCACAACCACCCCTGCGGTCAGGCCGAGCCCAGCCGGGCCGACGAGTACCTGACACAGTCGCTCAAGACCGCGCTGGCGTTGGTGGATGTGCGGTTGCTGGATCACTTCGTGGTGGGGTGCGATGCCATCGTTTCGTTTGCGGAGCGGGGGATGGTTTGA